Proteins encoded within one genomic window of Desulfofalx alkaliphila DSM 12257:
- a CDS encoding ATP-binding protein: protein YIPFDKLSSQLLFNVISNSYEQQSVIITSNLEFGRWNDIFRDDRLTAALIDRLVHHAHILGFTGPSYRYREAILARGNGEMIDS, encoded by the coding sequence GTACATTCCCTTTGATAAATTATCATCACAGTTACTATTTAACGTCATATCAAACAGTTACGAGCAGCAAAGCGTTATTATAACATCAAATCTTGAGTTCGGCCGCTGGAATGATATCTTCCGGGATGACCGGCTAACAGCTGCTCTAATTGATAGATTAGTCCATCACGCCCACATATTAGGCTTTACCGGTCCCAGCTATCGCTATCGGGAGGCTATCTTGGCTAGGGGTAATGGGGAAATGATC